The genomic interval CGTTAAAAAAATGGAATTAAATTTAGGAATGAGGATACTTTGAACGAAGAAGAACAAAACGAAGGTAAATAATAAAAGAAATAGGGGATATGAAAGAATCTTCCTTAACTTTTTGATCGTTTCTTGTTTATTTTGAATCATTTTACTTGCATCTTGAAAAGCTGTTGCAAATCCCCCATGCTTTTCAGCAAAATAGACAAAACTTATAACTTGATGATCAAAGTTTAATCTTACAAGATTTTCAAAAAAAGTTTCCCCTCCTTTTAAAGAACCATAACAAGCATTTATATCTTCCATTAAATGATTAGGCATATAATAACGCGAAGATTGGACTGCTTCCGACATGGAATATCCTCTTTCCAGCAATTCTCCGATACATTTTAAAAATTTTGCTTGTTCTAAATTTGTCCATCCACTATTTCTTTTCATCATAAATCCACCGTTCATATTCCCCTTGCTTTATATAACCTAACGCTATCCCTTTACAAATAATGTCTCCTAATGACTTATACTTCTTTCTCCAATTATCTGACCGATTATAGAGAATATCAGCGATCACCCTTCCTGTTATCATTTCAAACACCGTCGAACGTTTTATTCGATCATCTAAACGGTAACAAATAGGTGAACAGCCAACATCACAAAATGGACATACCATTTCTACCAATCTTTGCGCTGTAACAGCAATCAAGGTTTGTTCAATTTCTGTCTCCTTAATTCCAAACTCTAGCAAACGATGTATAGCGCCTTTGGCATCCCTTGTATGCATTGTGGTTAATACCAAATGCCCTGTTAAGCTTGCCCTAATTGCAATATGAGCAGTTTCTCTATCACGGATTTCTCCAACCATAATAATATCAGGATCATGTCGAAGAATTGCTTTTAGTCCAGTAGAATACGTAATACCCGCCTTCTCATTGACCTGAATTTGGAGGACATTTTCTTGAGGTTTTTCAATAGGATCTTCTAAACTGATAACATTTCGTTGGTATAGATGCGCATTTTCATTTAAAAGGGAATAGAGCGTTGTGGTCTTGCCTGAACCAGTCGGCCCAGTGAGGATTATTAAACCATGAGCGTGCTTTAATAAAGAAATTAATTTTCGTGAAACATTGGGAAATAAAGAGATATGGTAGATTGGAAGCATGTTTTTATCGGAAAGAATGCGAATAACTAAACTTTCATGTGGGTAAGAAGGTAAGGTCGACAAACGTAAGCCAATATACTGCCGGTTGATTGTTGTGGAAATGGAACCATTTTGCGGTTTTCTTCTTTCTCCAATATCCATGGATGCCGTAAATTTAAAATGAGAGATTAACTTGTCACACTCCTCTGTTGCAATCACTAATCTAGTAAGCAAGTGATTAGCAATGCGAAACTGAATAACAGACTCCTTTTGCCTTGGGATAACGTGAATGTCAGTAGCATTCTGCTCCACCGCATCACGAATAATACGATTTGCTAAAGCTTCAATAGATAACACTGTGCATAAAACACCACCTTTTCATTTATTCGAGTTTATATTTCGACAAAAAAGGAGAAATTCCTTCTCGATTTATTTATTTTTTTATTTTTTTGTTTTTCATATAATCTGAACATTTCTTTCATCAAAAAACAGCAGACAACTTTGTATAAAAAGAAAGGAATAATCCATACTATAGATATAATTATTTATGGGCTATAGCCAAGTGGTAAGGCAACGGACTTTGACTCCGTCACTCGTTGGTTCGAATCCAGCTAGCCCAGTAAAGACCCACTTTTCATGGGTCTTTTTTCATTCAAAAAAATAACCCCAAAATGAAGCTGCTCTGTATTCATTTACACATTCATATCATCATGTTGAATCTGTGACTTTTCAATTTGAATAGTTGTATGTTCTATTTTAAATTTATCTTTCATTCGATCTATCGCTCGCTGAAGAATTTCTTGACTATCCTTATTATCATCAATTAGAATATGGCAACTTAACGTATCTAATCCAGAAGTAATAGTCCAAATATGCAAGTCATGTACATTCAATACTCCTTCAATCCCTTCTAACTCCATTTTTACATCTGCAGTGCTTATCGTTATCGGCGTTCCTTCCATTAATATATGAGTTGAATTTTTTATGACACCCCAACCGCTTTTTAAAATTAATAATGCAACTATTACAGATATAACGGGATCAGCAACATACCAATCAAAGAATAACATGAAAACTCCAGCAATAATCGCACCAACTGAACCTAATGCATCCCCCAATATATGTAAGTATGCACTTCGTAAATTCACATTGTTATGCACATCCCCTTTCTGTAATAATGCCCAGGCACTAATCATATTAGCTAACAATCCTATCAATGCAATAATCATCATTGTTCCACTAGCGACTGTAGGAGGCTCAGTGAATCGTTCTATAGCTTCCCATATGATAAAAAATGCTATGACAAACAAAGTTACACCATTAAAAAGAGCCGCTAAAATCTCGAAGCGATAGTATCCGAACGATTTACTGCCAGATGGCTTTCGTGATGCAAACCAGATAGCAATGAAACTTAAGAAAAGTGAACTTGCATCACTTAACATATGGCCAGCATCTGATAATAAAGCAAGACTATTTGTAATAAGACCTCCAAAAAACTCTAATAGCATGATGGCGCATGTGATGAATAAAGCGATAAGTAGTCCTTTTTTATTTCCTTCTCTTGTTTTTTCAAACCCATGATGATGGTGTCCATGCTGATGACTAGGCTCGTGTCCATGGAAATGTCCCATTTTTCTTCCTCCCTAACATTTGATTGTCTATTAGCTTTGTCCGAGCTTCATCGTTTTTGATGCTTTCTGTATAAACCAAATTTATCAAACCACCAGAAAATATTCTTTTTCCCCATATTTTGTGGCAAAAACCGAATATTATGACCTACTAATAAATAAACCTTATTAACATCTATATATGAACATATGCTCATATATAGATGTTATACTCCCCATTGAAAAATGTCAAATAAAGTTTTGCATTTTCTAAAGAGATTATTTTGAATATCCATTTATAATGGTATCCATATTTAAATTAATATGTCTAATTTATGAACTTTTAATTGTGAAGTTGTGAACATTTTATAAACTTATCGTTTTAACCATGTTTATGGTAGATTGCTATATTATAATAAAGAAAATTAGTTCCCAGGAGGAAACATTTGTTATGGAAAATACACTAAAAGTTACAAATGTATTATCTGATCCCACTCGTTTCTATATTTATCAATACATTACTAAACGCCATCAAGATGTAACAGTTCAAGAAATTGCAGACGAATTTTCCATCCATCCAAACGTGGCAAGATTGCATTTATCTAAATTAGAAGATGTAAGAATGCTACATTCTGAAACAAAAAAAACAGGAAAGGGTGGCCGTCCAAGCAGACTTTATCGCTTATCAGATGAGGTTATACAATTTAGCTTCCCATTTCGAGACTATCAATTATTAAGCAGCATTTTATTAAGATCCCTTGAAAGTCTTGGAGCAGACGGAAGCAAGGCCTTATATGAAACCGGAAAGACATTTGGCAAAGAAATGATGGAACAAGAAATTGCTCGTTTTACAAACAATACTTCATCATTATCTAATGAAGATAAACTACGCTTATTACAAAATGCTAGTTTAATGACAGGGCAATTACCAGCTTTAGAATGGAATGAAGATCAAACTTCCCTATATTTTGAGATATATAACTGTCCATTCAAAGAAATCGCAATGGAGCATAAAGATAAGGTATGTACAATGCATCAATCCTTCTTTACCGGTATGTTTGAAGCATTATTTGCAGATGTTCAATTAATTGAAAAACAAAATATTATCTCAGGCTGCGATCAATGTGCCTACAAAACATTTGTACAATAAAGAAAAGATAGAAGGGACTATTTTAACCCCTTCTATCTTTTCTTTTGGCTGTTTATGTAAAGTTTGTTGCTATGATCCGCAGCCTGAATACACTCCGCTTTCCGTGGGGCTCGCGCTGAGCCGCTTCGGCTTCGCCTGCAGGGTCTCAGGCTGTCTCGCTAATCCCACAGGAGTCTACGTGTATTCAGGCTGCTCCATTTTTCTCATTAATTGATTTTTTCTATTGAGAAAGCAACAATCTTTTAGAAAACAGCCTTTCTTTTTAATGCTAGCTCAAAAACCATTAATATAGGGATTATGATCCATTTCATGTTCAATTGTTGTTTTTCTCCCATGACCTGAGAGCACAATTGTCTCTTCTGGCAAATTCAATAACTTCTCGTGAATACTATTTAGTAAAGTTCGTTGATTTCCACCAATTAAATCAGTCCTACCAATGCTTTCATAAAAAAGTGCATCTCCGACAAATGCCCAATTCTCCTTTTTAAAATAAAAGGTTACACCACCTGGAGAATGTCCTGGTGTTTCCATTACTTGAAAAGTAAAATCTCCGATAGTCATTTTCGGATTCTCATCTAAAAAATGTTCAGCTGGTCTGGTCACAATAGGCTTTGGCAACTTAAACGACTCACTGCCATTTAATTTCGGATCAATCAACCAATCTTCTTCTTTACTATGTATATAAACGGGAATACTGTACTCTGTTCTAACATCCTCCACTGCACCAATATGATCAAAATGTGCATGTGTTAACAGAATCGCTATAGGAGAAACGGCTAAATCCTGTATTATCTTAATTAGTTTTTCCCCGTTTGCACCAGGGTCTATTACTAAACAATCCTTCTTATCATTCCATACTAAATAACAATTAGTTTGGATTGATCCTAAAGGAATTTGTTTATATTCCATCAAAAAACACCTCCTATTAGTTCTCTAAATGACTTAATACACGATCAACCTTCTCTTCCATTTTTCTCTTAATATCTCGTCTGTCATCAATTCTTATATTTGTACAAACACGAACAAGACCTTTTTCAAATGGAACTTCATGCATTGCTTGGATTACTTCAAATAACGTCGGAAGCTCCCCCTCAATAATAGTGTTCATCGGCGTTAATTGGAAGCGAATTTGTCCTTTTTTCTCATAACTTATTAACACCTTATGTATATCTGCTACATATGCACTTACACTAGGTGTTTGTGTGCCTACTGGTATAACTGTTACATCTACTATTGCCATTATTATTGCCCCTTTCAGTCCGATAATTAATCGTATTCCAACTATTAATAATCAATAAAGTTCATCACTATGATGGCATATTTTTATAGCAACATCAACTATTGTGAAGGATTTGACGCAAATAATGAAGTTATTTCTCCTGTCTCCATATTAAGCATATTCTCAAAATAATACCCAAGCAGGAAATAATTTCCGTCGCTTGAAATTTGAATCGGCTGATCCTCAAAATCCATATCAGTAAATAACCTTTTGCTTTGTCCAGTTTCCATATCTACTTCCAAAAGTTCAAAACCATCTTGATAAGTTTCTGCATTGCCATTTTGTTTAGGAACAAATGTAAGAAATTTATCTTTATAAATAGTATAGTTTGGTACTAACCAATTCGAAAATTTAGATAATCTAGGAACATGAACACTTCCTTGCTTACTAAAATCAGTATGATAAAAAGTATAAACCGCCTCTTCTTCCTTAACTGTACTTGAAATAGTAAGGAGGTAATCATTTTTCTGGTCGATATAATAGATATTAGACAGGTCTATCTCCTTTTCTTCTCCTGTTTCTAGATTAAATATTTTAAGTGGTGCATATAAGGAAGGATTACTTTGATTCCAATCAAGGTACATTACCTTTTCTGTTGATAACCATTGCGGAAATGGAGTAGAAACAGGGAAATCATTTAATACGTTTTCTTGAATATCCAATGTAGAAACTTTACTTTCCCATTCTTTGGTGAAGACGGTTATTAACAATTCATTTTCATTGTGAGGATTCCATACAAAATCTGTTTCATAGCTTTCTAGCCTTTTAGAAAGTATTTCGTTTCCCTTAGAATCAATTATATGAATTTCTCCTTCTTCTTCAGAAAGAGCACTGTAAATTAAAAGTTGATTATTATTGATCATCACATTAGATAATTCTGCTTCCGACTCATACAACTGGGTATGCTTTCCCGTATAAATATTATAGGCATAAATTTTATATATACCCTCAAGCTTAGCAGAATAACAAATCGTGTCTTTCTTTATCCAGCCATAGACCTGCTCAAATTCGCCTTCAATCGGGCTTATAGGAGGAAGCATTGTATTATTATTTACATTTTTGTCCTTCGCTTCTTTTTCACTGGCTGAATCACTCTGTCTAGGGGCACAGCTAGACAAAATTAGGGTAAAAAAAGTGAAGAGAAGAACAATTCCTAGTGTGTTTCTCTTACCAAATGGAAACATTATTCCACACCCCTATAATACTTTTCAAGTTTTGTTCACTCTATAGAATAGTAACACAAAAAAGCCGATTTTTTCGGCTTTTTTTAAATCATCCTTGAGATTTTAATAGAAAAATTAGATTTTCTATTAAAATCATCTGCACTGGCACCGGAAAGGATGTGTTTGTGCTTAATAACCTAAAATTAAATTTAATTCCCTTTATCCATTTTATATTCTATTCTTCTTTCTATGAAAAGCAGAAACCTACATATATAAAGAAGCTAAGAAAATCCCAAAACTATCATGATAGATTTCATCCAATTGGGAGAGGGGGAGTGGATTTATTCCTTTTCCTAATTCTATTGTAAATCCTGGCTTTCTAAATTCTTGTATAAACCAATCTTTATAGCCGGCATGACTATCTACATTTTGAATAGCCTTATATCCGCTGACTCTTGAAAATTCATCAGCTATTGCCCTCGATTCTGCTGGTTCCAATCCTTCATAACCCCAATAAAATTCTTTACCTTGTGTATGTAAAGCTACTATTCGATCAAATTTTTCTTTTTCAGCAAGACTAGACATCGTCTTTGACTCTGGCTCAATCAACGGAGCATCTCCTGGATAATCCCTCGGAGCTGGTGCTTTCGGCTCTTTGCGCTCTTTCTCAATTTCCCAATTTGCAGGGAACTGATTATTTAAATCTACACCACGTATATTTGCTTTCCAGCCAGTAAAATCGGTGCCACCGCCATTAATGGAAACGACTTTTTCCCTCTCGCTTTCTGGTGGTCCGTTTAAAACCAAATCTACTCCATCGGGATTAACTAGTGGAACAAGGGATAAATCTGCTGCTTGATATAACGGCATCGTTTTAACATTTTCAATACTTGTTCCATTTGTCAATGATAATAAGTAGTCATTTAAAAACATCATTAAGATAGAAGTAGTAATCCATTCATTCGCATGAAAAGACGCATTTATATGAACCTTTTTCGTTCCTTTGCCTATTCTAATTTCATCAATATTTTTTCCTAATACACTTTTACCAATCGTATGCACTTTAATAAATGGGAAAATTTCCTTTAAGCGATTCATATCTGTTTGCTGGGAAGAGTAATCATATTTTTTCTTCCCACGAACTACTCTTCCAATAATTCGATTCGGAATGAAGATTTTATCTCCTACTTTAAGGTTATTAGGATTTATTTGTTGATTTAACAATAATATACTATCAACTGATATATTCCTAGCACCTGCAATTTTCCACAGTGTATCTCCATGCTTTATTTGATGGACTTGTGATTCAAATCCAGGAATGAGAATTGATTCAGAAATTGCTAACTTATTCGGATTTACGTTTGGATTACTGTCTATAATTAGATTTAGGGGAACCATAAAAAGCTGACTATAGTACCAAAGTGTATCTCCCGGTCTTAATTTTATCTCCATATGATCACTTCCTCTCTCTATTTATATATGAATCCCTTTTAAAAAACATGCTTACAAGCGTATTCCCATTAGCATTTTAAAATATAGCTGTTTTCGTAAAATTGTTGCTATGACCCGCAGCCTGAATACACTTCGCTTTCCATGGGGCGAGCGGTGAGCCTCCTCAGCTTCGCCTCCGGGGTCTCACCTGTCTCGCTAATCCCATAAGAGCCTACGAGTATTCAGGCTGCTCAGATTTCCTCATTAATCTATTGAGAAAGCAACAATCTTTTAGAAAACAGCCTATAATATACATAAAAAAAGCTTCATAACATACTAGCAGCTACTAGTAGTCATGAAGCTTTTTTAATCTATTAACATCATTAATCGGTTTCTTCCATTAAATTAAGCATTCCTTTTTCTTTATCATAGAAACGCAAAAGATCTCCATAAATAATACTATCGGAATACTGCATTTCTAAATTTGCCTGTTCTGTATACGGCTCGCACGCATTTCCATCGATTGGTTCACCAGTTTTTCTGTCATAACAAACATCTTTGGTATATACATAATCTTCCGTAATAAAGCTACCATCTCGTAAAACAACAAATTGACTATTGCTCTCTGAGAAAAGATCAGATCCGAATTGAATATCATTTTTAGTTTCTATTCCAAGCAAATGGAGAAGTGTTGGTTTGATATCCATTTGACCTGATACAGTTGACATTGTTTTTCCTTTCATACCTGGAATATGGATAGCAAAAGGAACCCTTTGTAATTGAGTACTCACAAAAGGAGTCACTTCTTCTCCTAAAAATTCACTCATCGCTTTATTATGATTTTCAGAAATCCCATTATGATCACCATATAATACGATAATACTATTTTCATAGAGACCTTCCTCTTTTAATCTCTCAATAAAGATTTTCAAGGCTTCATCCTGATAACGAACAGTCGGAATAAAGTTATTCAGCGTTCTACTACCGGTTGTTAGAGGTTCAATTAATTTATCCTCTTCCTCTAGCTCAAAAGGAAAATGATTTGTCAGCGTAATAAATTTACTATAAAAAGGCTGAGGCATTTCTTTTAAGTGTGTGATGGATTGTTCAAAGAAATCGATATCCTTCAGTCCCCACCCAACAGAATTCTCCTCGTTTACCTCATAATCATTAATTTCATAAAAACGGTCATAGCCTAAGCTCTGGTACATAATATCACGATTCCAGAAGCTCTTATTGTTTGCATGTAGGGAAGCAGTAAAATAACCATTTTCTTTTAAAATCTCCGGTGATGCTTGATACTCATTTCCCGAATGAGTAAAGAATACTGCCCCTCTGCTTAATGGGTATAAAGAATTTTCAACTATAAACTCAGAGTCCGATGTTTTACCTTGACCAGTTTGATGGTAAAAATTCTCAAAGTAAAAGCTCTCTTTAATAAATTCATTTAAAAACGGAGAGATTTCTTCTCCATTCACTTCTCGATTTACTGTAAAGGTTTGGGTAGATTCTAAACTTACCATTATCACATTTTTTCCCTTGGCAATTCCAAACATGTCCTTATTTGGTTCCGTGTAATTCGCCTGATTATAGTTGACCATGTCTGTTAATTCACTGCCATCAGCAAATGCTCTTTGTGCCGATGCCTTTGTTTGTAGAAAAATATCATAAAGCTGGTAGTTATATGTCCCGATATTTTTCACTAATAGCTCTCTATCAAATGTTCTTGTTAACAATTGCGTTCTCTGTGTTTCTGCTAAACTCAAATTAAAAAAGGCTAAGCTAATCGTAAATAAATAAAATATACTTTGCTGTACCCTTGTGTATTTAGGAAACTTTAAGAATGTAGGTTTCTTTTTAATGATGAAGGCAATTAAAATTATATCTACAAAGAAAAGTATATCCGTAAAATGAACTAATTCTCTTACACTGCTTCCTAAATCACTCATATTACTTGTTTGAAATAAAAGTGGAAGGGTTAAAAAGTCTGTATAAACGCGATAAAATACTACATTCGCGTATAATACAATCGATAAAATCAAACTAGAAAAGAAAATATATCTCTTTTGATTTTTCTCCGAGAAAAACATGGATATCCCTAAAATAAATAACAATGAGCTTAAGGGATTAATAATTAATATAAACTGTTGAATTGAATTTTCGATTTTAATATCAAAGCTAGTAATATATGCAATGTTTGTTTTAATCCAAAGCAAAACTGTTGCAATCGTTATAAGTGATATCTTAGACCATTCTATTTTATTTTTAAGCAATGATGAATCCTCCTAACTATTGATCAAACAAAATTCCCAAATGATCGCTTTACACATTTACAATAAATTTATTATCCAAAGCTAATCTTTATGAAATTTTAATCTATTTTTCATGTTTGTGTATTATTATAATAACTTACTATTTTTTAGACGTCCACTCAGACAAAAAGTTTCAAAAAAGTAGTATTTATTTGAAGATTAAATAATTAGAACATTTCGTATTTTCTCATATTTTAAAAAAAAGAAAAAAAAAAAAAGAAATCGTTTTATTGTAATTCTTCCTCAGAAAATCGAAACCACTTTAAAGACAACAAAAAAATCTTCTCCATTTTAGAAGAAGATTTTTTATTTATATGAAAAAAAGTTAATGAAAGATAATATTACAAAACTAGATTAATTTTTTGCTAGCCAAGCAGCACCAATCACACCTGCTGTATTTCCCAATGTTGCTACATCAATTACTGTCGATTCCGCTACGCTTTTAAAGGAGAATTTCAAAAAGTTTTCTTTTACAGGGGTTAAAAGCACATCCCCAGCTTTCGACACACCACCACCAATGACGATTTTCTCTGGATTTAAAGTATTGGCAATATTAGCTAATACTAAACCTAAATGAAAAGCTACGAATTGCACAATTTCATTTGCTAATTCGTCACCATTTTTGGCCGCATCAAATACATCTTTTGCTGTAATTGCCCCTTCTTGATCCAGAACAGAATGAAGCACACTCAAAGTATGTCTTTCAGCTAACCTTTCTTTCGTCAACCGAACAATTCCTGTTGCAGAAGCAATCGTTTCTAAACAGCCTGTTTTTCCACAGTTACAAGGAGCACCATTTTCAACAATAGCCGTTAAATGACCTATTTCACCAGCAGCACCCTTTACTCCTTGCACAATATCGCCGTTAATAATAACGCCACCGCCTACACCTGTACCAAGTGTAACACAAACTAAATCCTTGGATCCTTCTCCTGCACCTTTCCACATTTCACCTAATGCTGCACAATTCGCATCATTGTCGATCGTTACCGGTAGCCCTAAGTCTGCTTCAAGTCGAGCTTTTAATGGAAAATTATCCGGCCAGCCTAAGTTAACTGTATTAAAAATTACTCCTGTTGCATAATCAAATGGTCCTGGGGCGCCCATTCCTGCCCCTAAAACATCTTCCTTCGAATGACCTAATTCTTGCAATTTAGCATCGATGGATTTAGCAATATCAGAGGTAATATTTTTTCCTTCTTCTGAGTTATCTGTTGGGATTTCCCAATGAGCGATTAAATCTCCCGCTAGTGATAAAAAAGCGATTTTAACCGTCGTCCCGCCTAAGTCAATTCCTGCAACCCATTTTTCCTGCATAATTAGTTCCCCCTATTTTCCGTTAAAAACTGTATTTCTTGATTAAGTAATCGCATAGCAGAATCAAATTCTAGTTCCCTTATTAATTGCGA from Niallia sp. FSL W8-0635 carries:
- a CDS encoding MBL fold metallo-hydrolase; the protein is MEYKQIPLGSIQTNCYLVWNDKKDCLVIDPGANGEKLIKIIQDLAVSPIAILLTHAHFDHIGAVEDVRTEYSIPVYIHSKEEDWLIDPKLNGSESFKLPKPIVTRPAEHFLDENPKMTIGDFTFQVMETPGHSPGGVTFYFKKENWAFVGDALFYESIGRTDLIGGNQRTLLNSIHEKLLNLPEETIVLSGHGRKTTIEHEMDHNPYINGF
- a CDS encoding MTH1187 family thiamine-binding protein; this translates as MAIVDVTVIPVGTQTPSVSAYVADIHKVLISYEKKGQIRFQLTPMNTIIEGELPTLFEVIQAMHEVPFEKGLVRVCTNIRIDDRRDIKRKMEEKVDRVLSHLEN
- a CDS encoding M14 family zinc carboxypeptidase, yielding MEIKLRPGDTLWYYSQLFMVPLNLIIDSNPNVNPNKLAISESILIPGFESQVHQIKHGDTLWKIAGARNISVDSILLLNQQINPNNLKVGDKIFIPNRIIGRVVRGKKKYDYSSQQTDMNRLKEIFPFIKVHTIGKSVLGKNIDEIRIGKGTKKVHINASFHANEWITTSILMMFLNDYLLSLTNGTSIENVKTMPLYQAADLSLVPLVNPDGVDLVLNGPPESEREKVVSINGGGTDFTGWKANIRGVDLNNQFPANWEIEKERKEPKAPAPRDYPGDAPLIEPESKTMSSLAEKEKFDRIVALHTQGKEFYWGYEGLEPAESRAIADEFSRVSGYKAIQNVDSHAGYKDWFIQEFRKPGFTIELGKGINPLPLSQLDEIYHDSFGIFLASLYM
- a CDS encoding ROK family glucokinase, whose amino-acid sequence is MQEKWVAGIDLGGTTVKIAFLSLAGDLIAHWEIPTDNSEEGKNITSDIAKSIDAKLQELGHSKEDVLGAGMGAPGPFDYATGVIFNTVNLGWPDNFPLKARLEADLGLPVTIDNDANCAALGEMWKGAGEGSKDLVCVTLGTGVGGGVIINGDIVQGVKGAAGEIGHLTAIVENGAPCNCGKTGCLETIASATGIVRLTKERLAERHTLSVLHSVLDQEGAITAKDVFDAAKNGDELANEIVQFVAFHLGLVLANIANTLNPEKIVIGGGVSKAGDVLLTPVKENFLKFSFKSVAESTVIDVATLGNTAGVIGAAWLAKN
- a CDS encoding helix-turn-helix transcriptional regulator, whose product is MENTLKVTNVLSDPTRFYIYQYITKRHQDVTVQEIADEFSIHPNVARLHLSKLEDVRMLHSETKKTGKGGRPSRLYRLSDEVIQFSFPFRDYQLLSSILLRSLESLGADGSKALYETGKTFGKEMMEQEIARFTNNTSSLSNEDKLRLLQNASLMTGQLPALEWNEDQTSLYFEIYNCPFKEIAMEHKDKVCTMHQSFFTGMFEALFADVQLIEKQNIISGCDQCAYKTFVQ
- a CDS encoding YqgU-like beta propeller domain-containing protein; protein product: MFPFGKRNTLGIVLLFTFFTLILSSCAPRQSDSASEKEAKDKNVNNNTMLPPISPIEGEFEQVYGWIKKDTICYSAKLEGIYKIYAYNIYTGKHTQLYESEAELSNVMINNNQLLIYSALSEEEGEIHIIDSKGNEILSKRLESYETDFVWNPHNENELLITVFTKEWESKVSTLDIQENVLNDFPVSTPFPQWLSTEKVMYLDWNQSNPSLYAPLKIFNLETGEEKEIDLSNIYYIDQKNDYLLTISSTVKEEEAVYTFYHTDFSKQGSVHVPRLSKFSNWLVPNYTIYKDKFLTFVPKQNGNAETYQDGFELLEVDMETGQSKRLFTDMDFEDQPIQISSDGNYFLLGYYFENMLNMETGEITSLFASNPSQ
- the comGA gene encoding competence type IV pilus ATPase ComGA; protein product: MLSIEALANRIIRDAVEQNATDIHVIPRQKESVIQFRIANHLLTRLVIATEECDKLISHFKFTASMDIGERRKPQNGSISTTINRQYIGLRLSTLPSYPHESLVIRILSDKNMLPIYHISLFPNVSRKLISLLKHAHGLIILTGPTGSGKTTTLYSLLNENAHLYQRNVISLEDPIEKPQENVLQIQVNEKAGITYSTGLKAILRHDPDIIMVGEIRDRETAHIAIRASLTGHLVLTTMHTRDAKGAIHRLLEFGIKETEIEQTLIAVTAQRLVEMVCPFCDVGCSPICYRLDDRIKRSTVFEMITGRVIADILYNRSDNWRKKYKSLGDIICKGIALGYIKQGEYERWIYDEKK
- a CDS encoding LTA synthase family protein; its protein translation is MLKNKIEWSKISLITIATVLLWIKTNIAYITSFDIKIENSIQQFILIINPLSSLLFILGISMFFSEKNQKRYIFFSSLILSIVLYANVVFYRVYTDFLTLPLLFQTSNMSDLGSSVRELVHFTDILFFVDIILIAFIIKKKPTFLKFPKYTRVQQSIFYLFTISLAFFNLSLAETQRTQLLTRTFDRELLVKNIGTYNYQLYDIFLQTKASAQRAFADGSELTDMVNYNQANYTEPNKDMFGIAKGKNVIMVSLESTQTFTVNREVNGEEISPFLNEFIKESFYFENFYHQTGQGKTSDSEFIVENSLYPLSRGAVFFTHSGNEYQASPEILKENGYFTASLHANNKSFWNRDIMYQSLGYDRFYEINDYEVNEENSVGWGLKDIDFFEQSITHLKEMPQPFYSKFITLTNHFPFELEEEDKLIEPLTTGSRTLNNFIPTVRYQDEALKIFIERLKEEGLYENSIIVLYGDHNGISENHNKAMSEFLGEEVTPFVSTQLQRVPFAIHIPGMKGKTMSTVSGQMDIKPTLLHLLGIETKNDIQFGSDLFSESNSQFVVLRDGSFITEDYVYTKDVCYDRKTGEPIDGNACEPYTEQANLEMQYSDSIIYGDLLRFYDKEKGMLNLMEETD
- a CDS encoding cation diffusion facilitator family transporter: MGHFHGHEPSHQHGHHHHGFEKTREGNKKGLLIALFITCAIMLLEFFGGLITNSLALLSDAGHMLSDASSLFLSFIAIWFASRKPSGSKSFGYYRFEILAALFNGVTLFVIAFFIIWEAIERFTEPPTVASGTMMIIALIGLLANMISAWALLQKGDVHNNVNLRSAYLHILGDALGSVGAIIAGVFMLFFDWYVADPVISVIVALLILKSGWGVIKNSTHILMEGTPITISTADVKMELEGIEGVLNVHDLHIWTITSGLDTLSCHILIDDNKDSQEILQRAIDRMKDKFKIEHTTIQIEKSQIQHDDMNV